A window from Leuconostoc mesenteroides subsp. mesenteroides encodes these proteins:
- a CDS encoding MFS transporter, whose translation MEEKLFNKGFLTITIINFIVYLVYYLMMVIIAVVAHDQLHASFGQAGLASGIYIIGTLIARLIVGKELELIGRKKIVRWGAILYLITTIAYLFVPTIAILDAVRLFNGFAYGMTSTALNAIVTEFIPEKRKGEGINYYGLSTSLAAAIGPFIGLLLLNATSFRFIVILSVILIGISMVALFAIKINNVTLSPEHLSELKSWKISSFIEFKVLLIAGVGFLMGLSYSSVLSFLASYAETLNLVSISSFFFVVYAGIVTLTRPISGRIFDRFGENYVMYPSYFFLALGLVVLGLTHNGFTLLLSGAFIGLGYGTFMSNGQAVSLKLVSSHRVGIALSTYFIGLDLGLGVGPYALGALHDILTFRELYLVSAVIPVVSAVLYLVFYHPNRIKKNVGTIPNEELA comes from the coding sequence ATGGAAGAAAAATTATTTAATAAAGGCTTTTTAACAATTACTATTATTAACTTTATCGTGTACTTAGTCTATTATCTGATGATGGTTATAATTGCTGTTGTTGCGCATGATCAACTACATGCTTCGTTTGGTCAGGCAGGGTTGGCCTCTGGGATTTATATCATAGGAACATTGATAGCTCGGTTGATAGTTGGGAAAGAGTTAGAATTAATCGGGCGGAAGAAAATTGTTCGATGGGGTGCTATTCTATATTTGATTACAACAATTGCTTATTTATTTGTACCTACTATCGCCATATTAGATGCAGTACGTCTCTTTAATGGATTTGCGTACGGAATGACTTCAACAGCTTTAAACGCTATTGTGACCGAATTTATTCCCGAGAAACGTAAAGGAGAGGGCATAAATTATTATGGATTGAGTACAAGCTTAGCTGCAGCTATTGGCCCCTTCATTGGTTTGTTATTATTGAATGCAACTAGTTTTCGATTTATTGTAATATTGTCAGTCATCTTAATTGGAATTTCAATGGTCGCATTGTTTGCAATTAAAATTAACAATGTAACGCTCTCACCAGAACATTTATCTGAATTGAAGTCTTGGAAAATTTCTAGTTTTATTGAGTTTAAAGTATTACTGATTGCTGGTGTCGGATTTTTGATGGGCTTGTCTTATTCATCCGTATTATCATTTTTGGCTTCATATGCGGAAACTCTCAATTTGGTTTCGATTAGTTCATTCTTTTTCGTAGTTTATGCTGGGATTGTTACATTAACAAGACCAATTTCAGGACGTATTTTTGATCGTTTTGGTGAAAATTATGTTATGTATCCGAGCTACTTTTTCTTAGCTCTTGGGTTAGTTGTTTTAGGATTGACGCATAATGGCTTTACTTTGTTGTTGTCCGGTGCGTTCATTGGTTTAGGATATGGAACATTTATGTCAAATGGCCAAGCAGTTTCCTTAAAGTTGGTTTCGAGTCATCGTGTCGGTATTGCTTTATCAACATACTTCATCGGTTTGGACTTAGGATTAGGTGTTGGTCCTTACGCCTTAGGTGCTTTACATGATATATTGACTTTCCGTGAGTTGTACTTAGTTTCAGCAGTTATTCCTGTGGTTTCAGCTGTACTCTATTTGGTATTTTATCATCCAAATCGTATCAAAAAAAATGTTGGAACTATTCCTAATGAGGAATTAGCCTAA
- a CDS encoding TIGR01457 family HAD-type hydrolase yields the protein MLKYKAYFIDLDGTIYQGQKKMPSGKRFIDRLKEANIPYLFVTNNSTKTPADVADNLTKNHDIETSAEQVYTSSMATADYLKMISSPEKKRVYLVGESGLRKALIDAGFTITSDEHADFVVAGLDRAFNYEKLTTATLAIQRGAQFIATNRDTNLPNERGMLPGAGSLISAIQTATQVEPTVIAKPEIPIMEGALNKLHINRQDVIMVGDNYNTDILAGINSQIDTLLVYSGVSTPKQISQITQKPTYEVKTLDNWII from the coding sequence ATGTTAAAATATAAAGCTTACTTCATCGACCTAGATGGCACAATATATCAAGGCCAAAAAAAAATGCCTTCTGGAAAAAGATTTATTGATCGACTCAAGGAAGCTAATATTCCTTACCTATTTGTAACCAATAATTCAACTAAAACTCCCGCAGACGTGGCTGATAACTTAACTAAAAACCATGATATTGAAACATCGGCTGAACAAGTTTATACTAGCTCAATGGCAACAGCCGACTATCTTAAAATGATTTCTTCACCTGAAAAAAAGAGAGTATATTTAGTAGGCGAATCTGGCCTACGAAAGGCGTTAATAGATGCTGGTTTTACAATAACTAGTGACGAACATGCCGATTTTGTTGTTGCAGGACTAGACCGAGCATTCAACTATGAAAAGCTCACTACTGCTACTTTAGCAATCCAACGAGGTGCACAGTTCATCGCAACGAATCGTGATACTAATTTACCCAATGAACGTGGCATGTTGCCCGGAGCTGGCTCATTAATTTCTGCTATCCAAACTGCCACACAGGTTGAACCGACTGTGATAGCTAAACCTGAAATACCTATTATGGAAGGTGCATTAAATAAGCTTCACATTAATCGACAAGACGTTATTATGGTTGGTGATAATTACAATACTGATATTCTTGCCGGTATCAATTCACAAATTGATACATTACTCGTATATTCAGGAGTTTCTACGCCTAAACAAATTTCTCAGATTACTCAAAAACCAACCTATGAAGTTAAAACTTTAGACAATTGGATTATTTAA
- a CDS encoding GNAT family N-acetyltransferase: MKIQIKHEQGLGSIHEDALAIRNAVFVVEQGVKINDELNDQAAEENAIHIVIYSDNMLAATARVLAESNNTWHIQRVATLSQLRGQGLGRQLMEYIESLAPSYGIQTLVLGAQIQARGFYEALDFTATGIPFFEAGIQHIHMKKEL; this comes from the coding sequence ATGAAAATACAGATTAAACATGAACAAGGACTCGGGTCTATCCACGAAGATGCCCTAGCAATACGTAATGCAGTTTTCGTTGTTGAACAAGGCGTTAAGATTAACGATGAATTGAATGATCAAGCTGCTGAAGAGAATGCTATTCATATCGTTATTTATTCGGATAATATGCTCGCAGCAACTGCTCGTGTATTAGCGGAATCAAATAATACTTGGCACATACAACGTGTTGCTACGTTATCCCAACTTCGTGGGCAAGGGCTGGGTAGACAACTTATGGAATACATTGAAAGCCTAGCACCATCTTATGGTATTCAAACCCTTGTCCTTGGTGCTCAAATTCAAGCTCGAGGGTTTTATGAAGCCCTTGACTTTACAGCAACAGGGATACCTTTTTTTGAAGCCGGCATACAACATATACATATGAAAAAAGAGCTATAA
- a CDS encoding sulfatase-like hydrolase/transferase — protein sequence MIVMKKYLKNIWQETLAPKNWIKQLNTRTGFFMWTLVLFTLKTILAYGADFDWLHVSDPLQIFLMLINPIGFTIIIFSLALFIKPKQLYYGALILLDATMTGLLYLNVIYFREFSDFMSVNTMLGYSSVNQGGKAAGAIAFGVHDVLFWIDIIILIGLFLARKIHFDSRPMRRLQPFKILTIGVFIFMANLLLADLNRPQLLVRQFDREYMVKYLGIGPFTIYDAINTYQTSQIRKTATPSELTAVQNYIKKNYAEINPKFYGKAKGKNVIVIHLESFQQMSIDRKINGQEVTPFLNSLYHSESTVAFDNFFNQVGQGKTSDAENMLETSTFGLPQGSLFTKLGDDQTFQAMPAILNQRAGYSSAVFHGNMGSFWNRSTVYKRMGYQNWVSGDYFDITGKKATSWGLKDKLLFHNSVPYLERLQQPFYAKYLTVTNHTPFTLDKQDQDPNFQTSNTGSKLVDNYFITNHYLDQSIKEFFAYLKKSGLYKDTAVVLYGDHYGISNTDASYLASLLGKDSDNWTDLDNANLQRVPLIVHVPGMKNGYIDHTYGGEIDVAPTIEHLLGISTKRYIQFGQDLLSKNHKQIVVFRNKDWITPEYASLSGRIWNTKTDQEITTPGKALQDKVDKIQEYANTKLSMSDNLNQKNLLKFYAPEDFKTVKANGFDYSKEATIKRLKRQNKKLGTKSTSLFAQHGNQSTLSDYITDAPEVDDETTDTTRLLPRNADDWSNDE from the coding sequence ATGATAGTTATGAAAAAATATTTAAAAAATATTTGGCAGGAAACCTTGGCGCCAAAAAATTGGATTAAACAGCTGAATACTCGTACAGGTTTTTTTATGTGGACGCTCGTACTGTTTACGCTAAAAACAATTTTGGCATATGGTGCTGATTTTGATTGGTTACATGTCTCCGATCCGTTGCAGATATTCTTGATGCTCATCAATCCAATTGGGTTTACGATAATTATTTTTAGTCTCGCATTATTTATTAAACCTAAGCAATTATATTATGGTGCCTTAATTTTACTTGATGCCACAATGACAGGGCTACTATATTTAAATGTCATTTATTTTCGCGAGTTTTCTGATTTTATGTCAGTTAACACAATGTTGGGCTACAGTTCGGTGAATCAGGGTGGAAAAGCAGCTGGAGCAATTGCGTTTGGGGTTCATGATGTCCTTTTCTGGATTGATATTATTATCTTGATAGGTTTATTCTTAGCCCGAAAGATTCATTTTGATAGTCGTCCAATGAGGCGGTTACAACCCTTTAAAATTTTAACCATCGGTGTATTTATTTTTATGGCCAATCTATTGTTGGCCGATTTGAATCGCCCGCAGTTACTAGTTCGGCAATTCGACCGAGAGTACATGGTTAAATATCTTGGTATCGGACCGTTTACAATTTATGATGCTATTAATACCTATCAAACTAGTCAAATTCGAAAGACGGCCACACCATCTGAATTGACAGCTGTACAAAACTACATTAAGAAAAACTATGCTGAGATTAACCCTAAATTTTACGGAAAAGCTAAGGGAAAGAATGTAATTGTCATTCATCTGGAAAGCTTTCAACAAATGTCGATTGATCGAAAAATAAATGGGCAAGAAGTGACCCCATTTTTGAACAGTCTATACCACAGTGAGTCAACTGTTGCTTTTGATAATTTTTTCAATCAAGTAGGTCAGGGGAAAACATCAGACGCAGAAAATATGTTAGAAACGTCTACATTTGGTTTACCCCAGGGTTCTTTATTTACTAAATTGGGAGACGATCAGACTTTCCAAGCGATGCCAGCAATTTTGAACCAAAGGGCAGGTTATTCCAGTGCAGTATTTCATGGAAATATGGGCTCCTTTTGGAATCGTAGTACCGTTTATAAACGAATGGGTTATCAAAATTGGGTTTCAGGTGATTATTTTGATATTACCGGAAAAAAGGCAACTTCATGGGGGCTGAAGGATAAGTTGTTATTTCATAATTCAGTACCTTATTTGGAGCGACTACAACAACCTTTCTATGCTAAATATTTAACAGTAACAAATCACACACCCTTTACTTTAGATAAACAAGATCAAGACCCTAATTTTCAAACGAGTAATACGGGGTCAAAATTAGTTGATAATTACTTCATTACTAATCACTATCTTGATCAATCAATAAAAGAATTTTTTGCTTATCTGAAAAAATCAGGCTTATATAAAGATACAGCTGTTGTTTTGTATGGTGATCACTATGGCATTTCAAACACAGACGCCTCTTATTTAGCTTCACTATTAGGAAAAGACTCTGATAATTGGACTGATTTAGACAATGCCAACCTGCAGCGTGTACCATTGATTGTTCATGTTCCGGGCATGAAAAACGGTTATATTGACCATACTTATGGTGGTGAAATTGATGTAGCCCCAACGATAGAACATTTATTGGGCATTAGTACGAAACGCTACATTCAATTTGGGCAGGATTTATTGAGTAAAAATCATAAGCAAATTGTCGTATTTCGTAATAAAGATTGGATAACGCCAGAATATGCGAGCCTATCGGGAAGAATATGGAATACTAAGACAGATCAAGAAATTACAACACCAGGCAAAGCATTGCAGGACAAAGTTGATAAGATTCAAGAGTATGCAAACACAAAGCTATCTATGTCAGATAACTTAAATCAAAAAAACTTACTTAAATTTTATGCACCCGAAGACTTCAAAACGGTCAAGGCTAATGGTTTTGACTATAGTAAAGAAGCAACCATTAAACGATTGAAGAGACAAAATAAGAAATTGGGAACAAAATCAACAAGTTTGTTTGCTCAACATGGTAATCAGTCGACATTAAGTGACTATATTACTGATGCACCAGAAGTTGATGATGAGACGACTGATACAACACGATTATTACCACGAAATGCGGATGACTGGAGTAACGACGAATAA
- a CDS encoding glycosyltransferase — MAKILIALENIELGGMKRATTVVGNALAANHEVTYYNFSDLPPFYELSAPLVVASPALHLTSEVHPFERYAQAIENFSLLAQRYDVVILAGGLLSSFAAVLKPKLPHTKLIGWMHNNITTYRDQYYAVMHEEFIAGLRVLDAVVVLTDFDLDGFKKYNERTVKIWNPLTIAPKGPSKLEKHIISFTSRIAIQHKGIDFAVQLATRLPDDWQLAIAGGGMQKDMGIFKHLISEYGAHEKIIYRGPLKDNELRDHYRNSSLFLQTSRWEGLPLVLVEAMSFGLPVIAMRQTGSAEVLNDGEFGVLVGNGDVDGTAIAIQRLINSRQQQIDLAEKSLNRVRDFQIEPILRQWEALF, encoded by the coding sequence ATGGCAAAAATTTTAATTGCGCTCGAAAATATTGAACTCGGTGGAATGAAGCGAGCAACAACCGTCGTCGGCAATGCCTTGGCAGCAAACCATGAAGTTACCTATTATAATTTTTCTGATTTACCACCCTTTTATGAATTGTCGGCGCCTTTAGTTGTCGCTTCGCCTGCGTTACATCTAACAAGTGAAGTGCATCCATTTGAAAGATATGCCCAAGCTATTGAAAACTTCTCACTTTTAGCACAGCGCTATGATGTGGTTATTTTAGCAGGTGGATTACTATCCAGTTTTGCAGCTGTTTTGAAACCAAAGTTGCCACATACAAAACTAATTGGGTGGATGCATAATAACATTACAACATATAGAGATCAATATTATGCAGTGATGCATGAGGAATTTATAGCCGGTTTACGTGTTTTAGACGCAGTAGTCGTACTAACTGATTTTGATTTAGATGGTTTCAAAAAATATAACGAACGCACGGTTAAAATTTGGAACCCGTTAACAATTGCACCTAAAGGGCCTTCTAAACTGGAGAAACACATTATATCGTTTACGTCACGCATTGCTATTCAGCACAAAGGAATTGATTTTGCTGTACAACTGGCCACTAGACTACCGGATGATTGGCAATTAGCCATTGCTGGGGGTGGCATGCAGAAGGATATGGGAATCTTCAAACATTTAATCAGTGAGTACGGGGCGCATGAAAAGATCATATATCGTGGCCCATTGAAAGATAATGAATTGCGTGACCATTATCGTAATTCTAGTTTATTTCTACAAACATCACGCTGGGAAGGATTACCGCTTGTCTTGGTTGAAGCAATGAGTTTTGGTTTGCCAGTTATTGCTATGAGACAAACAGGTTCAGCAGAAGTGTTAAATGATGGTGAATTTGGTGTTTTGGTAGGGAATGGCGATGTTGATGGAACGGCTATAGCGATTCAGAGGCTAATCAACAGTCGACAGCAGCAAATCGATTTAGCAGAAAAGTCGTTAAATCGCGTTCGTGATTTTCAAATCGAACCCATCTTGAGACAGTGGGAAGCTTTATTTTAA
- a CDS encoding MerR family transcriptional regulator, protein MDNYNSTHKKAPFDNLQFGISDLARMTGVSTRQLRYWEKQGYVKALDRNDDQESRLYGFRAFLKVSIIKQHIDDGDTLRTAVIHANENIDSAMITKHIMKQAFQGLEDFQGTVAVNMGYFDDDETQLLYVFLEDGKAKYRVVDNKK, encoded by the coding sequence ATGGACAATTATAACTCTACTCATAAAAAAGCACCATTTGATAACTTACAATTTGGTATAAGCGATCTTGCAAGAATGACAGGCGTGTCTACCCGACAACTGCGCTATTGGGAAAAGCAAGGGTACGTGAAAGCACTTGATCGCAATGATGATCAAGAATCACGTTTATATGGCTTTCGAGCCTTCTTAAAGGTTAGCATTATTAAACAACACATTGATGATGGTGATACCTTACGTACAGCAGTAATCCATGCCAATGAAAATATTGACAGTGCAATGATTACAAAACATATTATGAAACAAGCATTTCAGGGCTTAGAAGACTTTCAAGGAACTGTGGCAGTGAATATGGGTTACTTTGATGATGATGAAACACAACTGCTATACGTATTTTTAGAAGATGGTAAAGCCAAGTATCGTGTGGTCGATAATAAAAAATGA
- a CDS encoding RNA pseudouridine synthase, whose product MKKWQYNFIITSQNAGQTVKELLIKWYVPQRIRGALRIKKHFSVNNTIVPTNYELRVGDQLQLNFDADDFRTGKSNYVPNYQKSVNIIFENRDLVVVDKPAGMKMHPHSPTETDTLLNYLAGAFIQRKSGNQPYMVHRIDRATSGLVIVAKNPVVVPILDRMLSDKQITRTYVTWVSGVVQANCGTITTPIGIDTRDDRKRAVDGKESQVAVTHWWRMHTVFYGSLLRVQLSTGRMHQIRVHLASIGHPIIGDELYGDVDNDRMLLHSASINMTLPFDSGEKMITGPLPIDFPRQLRQ is encoded by the coding sequence ATGAAAAAGTGGCAGTACAATTTTATAATAACATCCCAAAATGCTGGTCAAACGGTTAAGGAGCTGTTGATAAAGTGGTACGTGCCACAAAGAATTCGCGGTGCTTTGCGCATTAAAAAGCATTTTAGTGTGAACAATACTATTGTACCTACCAACTATGAACTACGGGTGGGAGATCAATTGCAACTTAACTTCGATGCAGATGACTTTCGTACTGGTAAATCAAACTATGTACCCAATTATCAGAAGTCAGTGAATATCATTTTTGAAAATAGAGATTTGGTTGTTGTTGATAAACCTGCGGGTATGAAGATGCATCCGCATTCACCAACTGAAACAGATACTTTGTTGAACTATTTGGCAGGTGCGTTTATTCAGCGAAAGAGCGGTAATCAACCTTATATGGTTCACAGGATAGATCGAGCAACTTCAGGATTAGTAATTGTAGCAAAGAACCCTGTCGTGGTACCGATACTAGATAGAATGTTATCAGATAAGCAGATTACACGAACTTATGTGACATGGGTTAGTGGTGTGGTGCAAGCTAATTGTGGTACAATTACCACACCTATAGGAATCGACACAAGAGATGATCGAAAACGTGCCGTTGATGGGAAAGAATCCCAGGTAGCAGTGACACACTGGTGGCGAATGCATACGGTGTTTTACGGTTCATTACTACGGGTGCAATTAAGCACAGGACGCATGCATCAAATTCGTGTGCACTTAGCTAGTATAGGACACCCTATTATTGGTGATGAGCTATACGGTGATGTAGACAATGACCGTATGCTGCTACACTCAGCATCCATAAACATGACGTTACCGTTTGATAGCGGAGAGAAGATGATTACAGGACCATTGCCAATTGATTTCCCAAGACAACTACGTCAGTAA
- a CDS encoding glycerol transporter: MRKYIAEFLGTFMLVFFGTGSVVYSAATTQSTITVGLAFGLSLAVAIYAFGHISGGHFNPAVSLAMAIQKRLPWVTFVGYVIAQLLGAIVASAAVYGGVTAYLKSSTVSTALSGQSMTVKQFVSLAGLGQTNFSDGSGWYAFAFELVLTFLFVLVIAIVTKLNNVPAPFIIGIWLAVLIVVALPITGGAFNPARALAPAIFVQGKALTHVWVYLVANLLGGALAAFAANFLDQKEEVKETQKA; encoded by the coding sequence ATGCGTAAGTATATCGCAGAATTCCTTGGAACATTTATGCTAGTGTTCTTTGGAACTGGTAGCGTTGTTTATTCAGCTGCTACAACACAATCGACTATCACTGTCGGTTTAGCATTCGGCCTTTCATTAGCCGTTGCAATCTATGCCTTTGGGCATATCTCAGGTGGTCACTTTAACCCTGCCGTTTCATTGGCAATGGCTATTCAAAAGCGTTTGCCATGGGTGACATTTGTTGGCTATGTGATTGCACAATTACTTGGTGCTATTGTTGCTTCTGCTGCTGTTTATGGCGGTGTAACAGCTTACCTGAAATCATCAACTGTATCTACTGCTTTGTCTGGTCAATCAATGACTGTAAAACAATTCGTATCCTTAGCTGGTCTTGGGCAAACAAACTTCTCTGATGGTTCAGGTTGGTATGCATTTGCATTTGAACTTGTACTAACATTCTTGTTCGTTTTGGTAATCGCAATTGTTACTAAGCTAAATAATGTACCAGCACCATTTATTATCGGTATTTGGTTGGCGGTATTAATTGTTGTTGCATTACCAATTACTGGTGGTGCGTTCAACCCAGCACGTGCATTAGCCCCAGCAATTTTTGTTCAAGGTAAAGCTCTCACTCATGTATGGGTTTACCTAGTGGCTAACCTACTTGGTGGCGCATTGGCAGCATTTGCCGCTAACTTCCTTGATCAAAAAGAAGAAGTTAAAGAAACTCAAAAAGCATAA
- the cadA gene encoding cadmium-translocating P-type ATPase — MTMKHNQMNMTNQDTLHEHHDMSSMHHNHIDMSSHEHTSHVGMDSMDMSDMKHRFWWAFFLMIPIIIITPFMGIYLPFTFTFPGSSWVSALLSTLLYFIGSKPFLDGARIEFRTKKPAMMSLITVGLNVTFWYSIYAVLSTQLFHAHVMDFFWEFATLTVIMLLGHRIEMSVTMQAGDATAKLRELMPNIAHVKHDDMWMDMPIDALKSEMIVRVLAGESFPADGNVVEGVSQVDESLMTGESRLVEKKMGSLVVGGTINGNGTLDVKLTNIGNDSFIGQLKEALLSSQDKKSRVETLADKVAAWLFWVALLFATGSLLIWTPVRGLGFATNIAATVLVIACPHALGLAVPLVINRTKAIAAKEGILIKNRKALVAANHLKFALMDKTGTLTTGQFTVQHFSVYDFDQRKALGIMSALDQQSTHPLAQSIVNYAKDKRAPKLQASHVENIAGYGVRGKIDDQSYTLVSAKYLKQNHIAFTPLQTAGSISYLLEDRRIIAAIAQGDHLKESAPSFIRTLLNQGITPVMITGDNELAAKQIAEKLKITNIHSQVSPQDKINLVSQYQQHGTTMMIGDGINDAPALAQANLSIAIGVGTEVAHASADAILIANQLSKIIDFINLAKRSNIKQVQNLWWGASYNIIAIPLAAGVLAFAGIMLNPMIAALIMSLSTIIVAINALLLKH; from the coding sequence ATGACTATGAAACATAATCAAATGAATATGACAAATCAAGATACATTACATGAACACCATGATATGTCAAGCATGCATCACAATCATATCGACATGTCCAGTCATGAACACACTTCTCATGTAGGTATGGATAGTATGGACATGTCAGACATGAAACACCGTTTTTGGTGGGCCTTTTTCTTAATGATTCCTATCATTATTATCACACCCTTCATGGGTATCTATTTGCCATTTACTTTTACTTTCCCTGGCAGTTCTTGGGTCTCTGCGCTACTATCTACCCTTCTCTACTTCATTGGTTCCAAACCTTTTTTGGATGGTGCGCGTATTGAATTTCGTACTAAAAAACCCGCTATGATGAGCTTAATTACCGTCGGCCTGAATGTTACTTTTTGGTATTCTATTTACGCGGTTCTATCAACACAACTATTTCATGCTCACGTTATGGATTTCTTTTGGGAATTTGCAACACTGACTGTTATTATGCTTCTAGGTCACCGAATTGAGATGTCTGTGACCATGCAAGCCGGAGATGCAACGGCTAAGTTACGCGAATTAATGCCAAACATTGCGCATGTCAAACATGATGATATGTGGATGGATATGCCTATTGACGCACTAAAATCAGAAATGATTGTTCGTGTGCTGGCCGGTGAATCTTTCCCTGCTGATGGTAATGTAGTTGAAGGTGTAAGTCAGGTTGACGAATCTTTAATGACTGGCGAAAGTCGGCTAGTCGAAAAGAAAATGGGTTCACTAGTAGTTGGTGGTACTATTAACGGTAATGGTACGCTTGATGTTAAATTAACAAACATTGGAAATGACTCATTTATTGGTCAACTAAAAGAAGCTTTATTATCTTCTCAAGATAAGAAATCACGTGTTGAAACACTAGCAGATAAAGTCGCTGCATGGTTGTTTTGGGTGGCTTTATTATTTGCTACTGGTTCTCTACTTATTTGGACACCAGTACGCGGATTAGGTTTTGCAACTAATATTGCCGCAACTGTCTTAGTTATTGCCTGCCCTCACGCCTTGGGTCTAGCAGTACCTTTGGTCATCAATCGAACAAAGGCGATTGCAGCAAAGGAAGGCATATTAATCAAAAATCGTAAAGCGCTAGTAGCAGCAAATCATTTAAAGTTTGCTTTGATGGATAAAACTGGTACATTAACAACAGGACAATTTACTGTACAACACTTTAGTGTCTATGACTTTGATCAACGTAAAGCATTAGGGATTATGAGCGCACTAGACCAGCAATCTACTCACCCACTTGCGCAATCCATTGTTAACTACGCAAAAGACAAACGGGCGCCAAAATTACAAGCGTCACACGTAGAAAATATTGCAGGTTATGGTGTACGTGGTAAGATAGATGATCAGTCATATACGCTTGTTTCGGCAAAATACCTCAAACAAAATCATATTGCTTTTACGCCATTACAAACGGCAGGTTCAATCTCTTACTTGTTAGAAGATAGACGCATTATAGCTGCCATAGCACAAGGGGACCATCTCAAAGAATCAGCCCCAAGCTTTATTCGTACCTTATTGAATCAAGGAATCACACCCGTTATGATTACAGGTGACAATGAATTGGCTGCAAAACAAATTGCTGAAAAGTTAAAAATAACAAATATTCATTCACAAGTATCTCCTCAAGACAAAATCAATCTGGTCTCACAGTATCAGCAGCATGGTACGACAATGATGATTGGCGATGGTATTAATGATGCCCCAGCCTTAGCTCAAGCTAATTTAAGTATTGCCATTGGTGTTGGAACGGAAGTGGCACACGCTTCTGCTGATGCTATATTAATAGCTAATCAGTTGTCAAAAATTATTGACTTTATTAATCTAGCTAAGCGTAGCAATATTAAGCAAGTGCAAAATTTATGGTGGGGAGCTAGTTATAACATTATTGCTATTCCTCTAGCTGCCGGTGTATTGGCGTTTGCTGGTATAATGCTAAACCCAATGATAGCCGCATTAATTATGTCACTATCCACAATCATTGTTGCAATTAATGCATTATTATTAAAGCATTAG
- a CDS encoding CopY/TcrY family copper transport repressor: MKKLLTTSEWEIMRVIWTLGEATTNQIIHIMHNQKDWQPSTVKTLINRILKKGLLRTDGATRNRLYIPTVGEHEMMTQSLRATIDDMCAMCIGNTLVNVLADIALSQSDIIKLQSLLEQKMKSAPESIACNCLPENCEECQ; the protein is encoded by the coding sequence ATGAAAAAATTACTAACAACAAGTGAATGGGAAATAATGCGTGTAATATGGACATTAGGTGAGGCCACCACCAATCAAATCATTCATATTATGCACAATCAAAAAGATTGGCAACCATCAACTGTTAAAACATTGATTAACCGAATACTAAAAAAAGGACTGTTACGTACAGACGGTGCTACACGAAACCGTTTATACATACCCACTGTAGGTGAACATGAAATGATGACGCAATCACTACGTGCCACAATAGACGATATGTGTGCTATGTGTATTGGCAATACCTTAGTGAATGTACTTGCTGACATAGCCTTATCTCAATCAGACATTATCAAACTACAATCGTTACTAGAACAAAAAATGAAAAGTGCTCCGGAAAGCATCGCCTGTAACTGTTTACCCGAAAATTGTGAGGAATGTCAATGA
- a CDS encoding GntR family transcriptional regulator, with product MAQIQRSQPLYEQLMWRIKAQIASGILHIGDKLPSVREMALIEGLNPNTVAKAYKALETQNVIETVTGKGTFVHKSEGIADDKLLAQLRLKMTEIVIEAKRASIDARQLHNWIEELYGEIS from the coding sequence ATGGCGCAAATTCAACGCAGTCAACCATTATATGAGCAGCTAATGTGGCGTATTAAAGCGCAAATTGCGTCTGGCATATTACATATTGGTGATAAATTGCCATCAGTCCGAGAAATGGCTTTAATTGAGGGATTAAATCCAAATACTGTTGCAAAGGCTTATAAGGCTTTGGAAACGCAAAATGTGATTGAAACGGTAACTGGCAAAGGTACTTTTGTTCATAAAAGCGAGGGTATTGCGGATGATAAGTTATTAGCTCAATTACGTTTAAAAATGACCGAAATTGTTATTGAGGCGAAACGTGCATCTATTGATGCCAGGCAGCTACATAATTGGATTGAAGAATTATATGGAGAAATATCATGA